One region of Etheostoma spectabile isolate EspeVRDwgs_2016 chromosome 21, UIUC_Espe_1.0, whole genome shotgun sequence genomic DNA includes:
- the brsk1a gene encoding serine/threonine-protein kinase BRSK1 isoform X7, with protein MSKELSLSQSAQYVGPYRLEKTLGKGQTGLVKLGVHCITGQKVAIKIVNREKLSESVLMKVEREIAILKLIEHPHVLKLHDVYENNKYLYLVLEHVSGGELFDYLVKKGRLTPKEARKFFRQIISALDFCHSHSICHRDLKPENLLLDEKNNIRIADFGMASLQVGDSLLETSCGSPHYACPEVIRGEKYDGRRADVWSCGVILFALLVGALPFDHDNLRQLLEKVKSGVFHMPHFIPPDCQSLLKGMIEVNPEIRLTLEAIQKHAWYLGGRNEPCPEQPPPRRVCVRRILSLTELDPDVLDSMHSLGCFRDRGKLTRDLQCEEENQEKMIYYLLLDRKERYPSYEDEDLPPRNDVDPPRKRVDSPMLTRHGRCRPERKSLEVLSVTEQGSPTPPRRALDTAAHSQRSRSVSGASTGLSSSPLSSPRSYQSPVFTFSQSDVTSATATPLTKEPKQGNATTPRSARAHDKLKTPPNPKTQTLPTKGPSDRPHLQPIKSLPLHNPSSRSPSPSSLLSPIPRFFFPSSSVLKSVTKSFYPNSAHSVPQVTPQGSPLPTPLGTPVHHPHHPSSTPPSSSSSSSSSRAEGGGGVGSLSLTPPSSPGGGSGMAASSSAHWRTRLNSFKNNLLGSPRFHRRKLQVPTSEDMSSLTPESSPELAKKSWFGNFIGLEKEEQIFVVIRDKPLSSVKADIVHAFLSIPSLSHSVLSQTSFRAEYKSSGGPSVFQKPVKFQVDIAFSEGERERDRERTEREGRRETGIYSVTFTLISGPSRRFRRVVETIQAQLLSSHDQPMVQALSDEKNGRPHGTPTRQNSRRSEGGGDRCEWGDRADGGGIGGSGGVLQRRGSAKERTRLLSSNGTQSQP; from the exons ATGAGTAAGGAACTGTCTCTAAGTCAGTCAGCTCAATATGTTGGGCCCTACCGACTGGAAAAAACACTGGGGAAGGGACAGACAG GACTGGTCAAGCTCGGGGTCCATTGTATTACGGGTCAGAAGGTTGCGATCAAAATAGTCAACAGAGAGAAGCTGTCTGAGTCAGTCCTGATGAAG GTTGAGAGAGAGATTGCCATTCTGAAACTGATTGAGCATCCGCATGTGTTGAAGCTGCATGATGTTTACGAGAATAATAAATACCT GTACCTGGTGTTGGAGCATGTGTCGGGAGgagagttgtttgactacctggTGAAGAAGGGCCGACTGACTCCAAAAGAGGCCAGGAAGTTCTTCAGGCAGATCATCTCTGCTTTGGATTTCTGCCACAGTCATTCCATCTG TCACAGAGACCTGAAGCCTGAGAACTTGCTCCTGGATGAAAAGAACAACATCCGCATCGCTGACTTTGGCATGGCCTCCCTTCAGGTGGGGGACAGTCTCCTAGAAACCAGCTGTGG ATCACCACATTATGCTTGCCCTGAAGTTATACGG GGAGAGAAATATGATGGGCGGAGAGCAGATGTGTGGAGCTGTGGGGTGATCCTTTTTGCTCTACTGGTG GGCGCCCTGCCCTTTGACCATGACAATTTACGCCAGCTCCTGGAGAAGGTGAAGAGCGGGGTGTTCCACATGCCCCACTTTATCCCTCCGGATTGCCAGTCTCTGCTCAAGGGCATGATTGAGGTCAACCCTGAAATAAGGCTCACG CTCGAGGCCATCCAGAAACATGCCTGGTATCT GGGTGGTCGTAATGAGCCGTGTCCTGAGCAGCCTCCTCCCAGGCGAGTGTGTGTGAGGCGAATCCTGTCCCTGACTGAGCTAGACCCAGATGTGTTGGACAGCATGCACTCACTGGGTTGTTTCCGAGACCGAGGCAAGCTCACACGGGATTTGCAATGTGAAGa agaaAACCAAGAGAAGATGATCTATTACCTGCTGCTGGACAGGAAAGAGCGCTACCCCAGCTATGAGGATGAGGATTTGCCACCGCGCAATGATGTAG ACCCTCCTCGAAAGCGTGTTGACTCTCCGATGCTGACGCGCCATGGCCGCTGTCGCCCCGAGAGGAAAAGCCTGGAGGTGCTGAGTGTTACTGAACAGGGGTCCCCTACCCCACCTCGCAGGGCCCTGGACACAGCTGCACACAGCCAGAG GTCTCGCTCAGTCAGTGGAGCATCAACCGGTCTCTCCTCCAGCCCTCTCAGCAGTCCCAGG TCCTATCAAAGCCCCGTCTTCACTTTCAGCCAATCAGACGTCACCTCTGCCACCGCTACCCCCCTCACAAAGGAGCCCAAACAGGGAAACGCCACTACTCCTCGTTCAGCTCGGGCTCATGACAAGCTCAAAACTCCCCCCAACCCAAAGACCCAGACCCTGCCCACCAAAGGACCGTCCGACCGACCCCATCTGCAGCCCATCAAGTCCTTGCCTTTGCACAACCCATCCTCCCGCTCACCCTCCCCTTCTTCGCTCCTGTCACCCATCCCTCGTTTCTTCTTCCCATCGTCCTCTGTCCTAAAGTCCGTGACTAAGAGCTTCTACCCAAACTCTGCCCACTCTGTGCCGCAGGTCACTCCCCAAGGCTCTCCGTTGCCCACACCTTTGGGCACCCCTGTCCACCACCCTCACCACCCCTCCTCTACCCCgccctcctcttcctcgtcctcgtcctcctcgCGGgcggagggagggggaggggtgggCTCGCTGTCGCTGACCCCGCCCTCCAGcccaggagggggaagcggtaTGGCAGCCAGCAGCTCTGCCCACTGGAGGACTCGCCTCAATTCTTTCAAGAACAACCTGCTGGGCTCACCTCGTTTCCATCGCCGTAAACTTCAAG TTCCTACATCAGAAGACATGTCCAGTCTAACACCAGAATCCAGCCCTGA GCTGGCTAAGAAGTCGTGGTTTGGGAACTTCATTGGCTTGGAGAAGGAGGAGCAGATCTTTGTGGTGATCAGAGACAAACCTCTGAGTTCGGTCAAAGCCGACATTGTCCACGCCTTCCTGTCT ATCCCGTCACTCAGTCACAGCGTTCTCTCCCAGACCAGCTTTCGAGCAGAGTACAAGTCCTCCGGCGGTCCCTCTGTCTTCCAGAAGCCCGTCAAGTTCCAGGTGGACATAGCTTTCTCCGAAGGCGAGAGGGAGCGGGACAGGGAGAGGACCGAGAGGGAGGGCAGGAGGGAGACGGGAATCTACAGCGTGACTTTCACCCTTATTTCAG GTCCGAGTCGCAGGTTCAGAAGAGTGGTGGAAACAATTCAAGCCCAGCTTCTCAGCTCCCATGATCAACCCATGGTGCAAGCCCTATCTG ATGAGAAGAATGGCCGGCCCCATGGGACCCCCACCCGCCAAAACTCTAGGCGCTCCGAGGGTGGGGGCGACAGGTGTGAGTGGGGCGACCGAGCAGATGGCGGAGGCATAGGCGGCAGCGGGGGAGTTCTGCAACGCAGAGGCTCGGCAAAGGAAAGAACCCGACTGCTGTCCTCCAACGGAACCCAATCCCAGCCGTAG
- the brsk1a gene encoding serine/threonine-protein kinase BRSK1 isoform X14 produces the protein MASLQVGDSLLETSCGSPHYACPEVIRGEKYDGRRADVWSCGVILFALLVGALPFDHDNLRQLLEKVKSGVFHMPHFIPPDCQSLLKGMIEVNPEIRLTLEAIQKHAWYLGGRNEPCPEQPPPRRVCVRRILSLTELDPDVLDSMHSLGCFRDRGKLTRDLQCEEENQEKMIYYLLLDRKERYPSYEDEDLPPRNDVADPPRKRVDSPMLTRHGRCRPERKSLEVLSVTEQGSPTPPRRALDTAAHSQRSRSVSGASTGLSSSPLSSPRSYQSPVFTFSQSDVTSATATPLTKEPKQGNATTPRSARAHDKLKTPPNPKTQTLPTKGPSDRPHLQPIKSLPLHNPSSRSPSPSSLLSPIPRFFFPSSSVLKSVTKSFYPNSAHSVPQVTPQGSPLPTPLGTPVHHPHHPSSTPPSSSSSSSSSRAEGGGGVGSLSLTPPSSPGGGSGMAASSSAHWRTRLNSFKNNLLGSPRFHRRKLQGEFVPTSEDMSSLTPESSPELAKKSWFGNFIGLEKEEQIFVVIRDKPLSSVKADIVHAFLSIPSLSHSVLSQTSFRAEYKSSGGPSVFQKPVKFQVDIAFSEGERERDRERTEREGRRETGIYSVTFTLISGPSRRFRRVVETIQAQLLSSHDQPMVQALSDPFPDEKNGRPHGTPTRQNSRRSEGGGDRCEWGDRADGGGIGGSGGVLQRRGSAKERTRLLSSNGTQSQP, from the exons ATGGCCTCCCTTCAGGTGGGGGACAGTCTCCTAGAAACCAGCTGTGG ATCACCACATTATGCTTGCCCTGAAGTTATACGG GGAGAGAAATATGATGGGCGGAGAGCAGATGTGTGGAGCTGTGGGGTGATCCTTTTTGCTCTACTGGTG GGCGCCCTGCCCTTTGACCATGACAATTTACGCCAGCTCCTGGAGAAGGTGAAGAGCGGGGTGTTCCACATGCCCCACTTTATCCCTCCGGATTGCCAGTCTCTGCTCAAGGGCATGATTGAGGTCAACCCTGAAATAAGGCTCACG CTCGAGGCCATCCAGAAACATGCCTGGTATCT GGGTGGTCGTAATGAGCCGTGTCCTGAGCAGCCTCCTCCCAGGCGAGTGTGTGTGAGGCGAATCCTGTCCCTGACTGAGCTAGACCCAGATGTGTTGGACAGCATGCACTCACTGGGTTGTTTCCGAGACCGAGGCAAGCTCACACGGGATTTGCAATGTGAAGa agaaAACCAAGAGAAGATGATCTATTACCTGCTGCTGGACAGGAAAGAGCGCTACCCCAGCTATGAGGATGAGGATTTGCCACCGCGCAATGATGTAG CAGACCCTCCTCGAAAGCGTGTTGACTCTCCGATGCTGACGCGCCATGGCCGCTGTCGCCCCGAGAGGAAAAGCCTGGAGGTGCTGAGTGTTACTGAACAGGGGTCCCCTACCCCACCTCGCAGGGCCCTGGACACAGCTGCACACAGCCAGAG GTCTCGCTCAGTCAGTGGAGCATCAACCGGTCTCTCCTCCAGCCCTCTCAGCAGTCCCAGG TCCTATCAAAGCCCCGTCTTCACTTTCAGCCAATCAGACGTCACCTCTGCCACCGCTACCCCCCTCACAAAGGAGCCCAAACAGGGAAACGCCACTACTCCTCGTTCAGCTCGGGCTCATGACAAGCTCAAAACTCCCCCCAACCCAAAGACCCAGACCCTGCCCACCAAAGGACCGTCCGACCGACCCCATCTGCAGCCCATCAAGTCCTTGCCTTTGCACAACCCATCCTCCCGCTCACCCTCCCCTTCTTCGCTCCTGTCACCCATCCCTCGTTTCTTCTTCCCATCGTCCTCTGTCCTAAAGTCCGTGACTAAGAGCTTCTACCCAAACTCTGCCCACTCTGTGCCGCAGGTCACTCCCCAAGGCTCTCCGTTGCCCACACCTTTGGGCACCCCTGTCCACCACCCTCACCACCCCTCCTCTACCCCgccctcctcttcctcgtcctcgtcctcctcgCGGgcggagggagggggaggggtgggCTCGCTGTCGCTGACCCCGCCCTCCAGcccaggagggggaagcggtaTGGCAGCCAGCAGCTCTGCCCACTGGAGGACTCGCCTCAATTCTTTCAAGAACAACCTGCTGGGCTCACCTCGTTTCCATCGCCGTAAACTTCAAGGTGAGTTTG TTCCTACATCAGAAGACATGTCCAGTCTAACACCAGAATCCAGCCCTGA GCTGGCTAAGAAGTCGTGGTTTGGGAACTTCATTGGCTTGGAGAAGGAGGAGCAGATCTTTGTGGTGATCAGAGACAAACCTCTGAGTTCGGTCAAAGCCGACATTGTCCACGCCTTCCTGTCT ATCCCGTCACTCAGTCACAGCGTTCTCTCCCAGACCAGCTTTCGAGCAGAGTACAAGTCCTCCGGCGGTCCCTCTGTCTTCCAGAAGCCCGTCAAGTTCCAGGTGGACATAGCTTTCTCCGAAGGCGAGAGGGAGCGGGACAGGGAGAGGACCGAGAGGGAGGGCAGGAGGGAGACGGGAATCTACAGCGTGACTTTCACCCTTATTTCAG GTCCGAGTCGCAGGTTCAGAAGAGTGGTGGAAACAATTCAAGCCCAGCTTCTCAGCTCCCATGATCAACCCATGGTGCAAGCCCTATCTG ATCCCTTCCCAGATGAGAAGAATGGCCGGCCCCATGGGACCCCCACCCGCCAAAACTCTAGGCGCTCCGAGGGTGGGGGCGACAGGTGTGAGTGGGGCGACCGAGCAGATGGCGGAGGCATAGGCGGCAGCGGGGGAGTTCTGCAACGCAGAGGCTCGGCAAAGGAAAGAACCCGACTGCTGTCCTCCAACGGAACCCAATCCCAGCCGTAG